From one Cucurbita pepo subsp. pepo cultivar mu-cu-16 chromosome LG17, ASM280686v2, whole genome shotgun sequence genomic stretch:
- the LOC111778524 gene encoding phospholipid:diacylglycerol acyltransferase 1-like: MSLLRRRKAVEKDTNIQKDGDDDKKEKVSGQVKEVKAKKRWSCVDNCCWFVGCVCTTWWLLLFLYNAMPASLPQYVTEAITGPLPDPPGVKLKKEGLKVNHPVVFVPGIVTGGLELWEGHECAEGLFRKRLWGGTFGEVYKRPSCWVEHMSLDNETGLDPPGVRVRPVSGLVAADYFAPGYFVWAVLIANLARIGYEEKTMYMAAYDWRISYQNTEVRDQTLSRIKSNIELMVATNGGKKAVIIPHSMGVLYFLHFMKWVEAPAPMGGGGGPDWCAKHIKAVINIGGPFLGVPKAVAGLFSAEAKDIAVARAIAPVFLDNDLFRIQTLQHVMKMTRTWDSTMSMIPKGGDVIWGALDWSPEDGHVPSRRRLKNNDTRNGGYDGDGDTVPSSKKVHYGRIISFGKDIAEADSSEIERIEFLDAIKGHNIANATCKDVWTEYHDMGIEGIRAISDYKVYTAGSIIDLLHYVAPHTMERGSAHFSYGIADNLDDPKYNQYKYWSNPLETRLPNAPDMEIFSLYGVGIPTERAYVYKLSPAAECYIPFQIDTAANDGDEDGCLKDGVYTVDGDETVPVLSAGYMCAKGWRGKTRFNPSGIRTYVREYNHSPPSNLLEGRGTQSGAHVDIMGNFALIEDIIRIAAGAQGEDLGGDRVYSDIFKWSEKIKLPL; this comes from the exons ATGTCTTTGCTACGTCGGAGAAAGGCAGTGGAAAAAGATACCAATATTCAGAAGGATGGAGATGACGATAAGAAGGAGAAGGTTAGCGGACAAGTAAAGGAAGTTAAGGCAAAGAAAAGGTGGTCGTGTGTTGATAATTGTTGCTGGTTTGTTGGGTGCGTCTGTACGACATGGTGGCTATTGTTGTTCCTTTACAATGCGATGCCGGCATCTTTACCTCAGTATGTGACGGAGGCAATCACAGGGCCATTGCCCGATCCGCCGGGTgtcaaattgaagaaagaggGGTTGAAGGTGAATCATCCAGTGGTGTTTGTGCCGGGAATCGTCActggtgggcttgaacttTGGGAAGGCCATGAATGCGCGGAGGGTTTGTTCAGGAAGCGTCTCTGGGGCGGCACATTCGGTGAAGTTTATAAAAG ACCTTCGTGCTGGGTAGAGCATATGTCATTGGATAATGAAACTGGATTAGATCCTCCAGGAGTTAGGGTCAGGCCTGTCAGTGGGCTTGTTGCTGCCGACTATTTTGCTCCTGGTTATTTTGTGTGGGCAGTCCTGATTGCTAACTTGGCTCGTATTGGTTACGAGGAAAAAACTATGTATATGGCTGCATATGACTGGAGAATTTCATATCAGAACACAGAG GTTAGAGATCAAACCCTCAGCAGAATAAAAAGTAACATAGAGCTGATGGTTGCCACAAATGGCGGGAAGAAGGCAGTGATAATTCCGCATTCGATGGGCGTTTTATACTTCCTGCACTTTATGAAGTGGGTTGAAGCACCGGCACCAATGGGTGGAGGGGGAGGACCAGACTGGTGCGCTAAGCATATAAAAGCAGTTATAAATATTGGTGGACCATTTCTAGGTGTTCCCAAAGCTGTTGCTGGGCTTTTCTCTGCTGAAGCTAAGGATATTGCAGTTGCCAG GGCTATTGCACCAGTCTTCTTGGACAACGATCTATTTCGCATTCAAACATTGCAGCATGTAATGAAGATGACTCGTACCTGGGATTCGACCATGTCAATGATACCAAAAGGAGGGGATGTTATATGGGGTGCCCTTGATTGGTCACCTGAAGATGGCCATGTTCCCAGCAGAAGAAGGCTAAAAAACAATGATACACGTAATGGAGGTTATGACGGTGATGGAGATACTGTTCCTTCTTCAAAGAAAGTTCACTATGGAAGAATTATATCTTTTGGGAAAGACATAGCTGAAGCAGATTCATCTGAGATTGAGAGGATTGAGTTTTTG GATGCTATCAAGGGTCACAATATTGCAAATGCTACGTGCAAAGACGTTTGGACTGAATACCATGACATGGGAATTGagggtatcagagctatctcAGATTACAAAGTTTATACTGCTGGATCGATCATAGATTTACTTCATTATGTTGCCCCACATACAATGGAACGTGGGAGTGCCCATTTCTCTTATGGGATTGCTGACAACTTGGATGATCCGAAATACAACCAATACAAGTATTGGTCAAACCCCTTGGAGACAAG ATTGCCAAATGCTCCGGACATGGAGATCTTTTCTTTGTATGGAGTTGGAATTCCGACCGAAAGAGCTTATGTTTACAAGCTATCTCCTGCAGCTGAATGTTACATTCCATTTCAGATTGATACTGCAGCTAATGATGGTGATGAAGATGGCTGTCTGAAGGACGGAGTCTACACGGTCGATGGAGACGAAACTGTACCTGTTCTAAGTGCTGGCTACATGTGTGCAAAAGGCTGGCGTGGGAAAACCAGATTTAATCCTTCAGGAATCCGAACTTACGTTAGAGAATACAATCACTCTCCCCCATCAAACTTGCTAGAAGGACGAGGAACACAGAGCGGTGCTCACGTCGATATAATGGGGAACTTTGCATTGATCGAAGATATAATTCGAATAGCAGCGGGTGCACAAGGGGAAGATTTGGGAGGCGATCGAGTCTATTCTGATATCTTTAAATGGTCAGAAAAGATCAAATTGCCTCTGTGA
- the LOC111778525 gene encoding PHD finger protein ALFIN-LIKE 3-like: protein MDGGGAVHNRSVEDVFSDFRGRRSGVIKALTVDVEEFYQQCDPEKENLCLYGFPNEVWEVNLPAEEVPPELPEPALGINFARDGMQERDWLALVAVHSDSWLLSVAYYFGARFGFDKADRRRLFNMINDLPTVFEVVTGVAKKPAKEKSSSANGSRSKSNFKTREAEIHGMYSRQPQAREEVEALYQEDEDEHGDTLCGACGENYASDEFWICCDICEKWFHGKCVRITPAKAEHIKQYKCPSCSHKRGRV, encoded by the exons ATGGATGGAGGAGGCGCAGTGCATAATCGTTCAGTCGAAGATGTTTTCAGTGATTTTAGAGGCCGAAGAAGTGGCGTCATCAAAGCCCTCACCGTAG ATGTTGAAGAGTTTTATCAACAATGTGATCCTG AGAAGGAAAATCTATGCTTGTATGGTTTTCCAAATGAAGTATGGGAAGTTAATTTACCTGCTGAAGAAGTACCTCCAGAACTCCCAGAGCCAGCATTGGGTATTAATTTTGCAAGAGATGGTATGCAAGAAAGGGATTGGTTGGCTTTGGTTGCTGTCCATAGCGATTCTTGGTTGCTCTCTGTTGCCTACTATTTTGGTGCGAGATTTGGATTTGATAAAGCTGATag GAGGCGGCTTTTTAATATGATAAACGATTTGCCAACTGTATTTGAAGTAGTCACTGGTGTTGCAAAGAAACCAGCCAAGGAAAAGTCGTCGAGTGCTAATGGTAGCAGATCCAAGTCCAACTTTAAAACG AGGGAAGCTGAAATCCATGGAATGTATTCAAGGCAACCGCAGGCAAGGGAAGAGGTAGAGGCCTTGTATCAAGAAGACGAAGACGAGCACGGAGACACGTTGTGTGGGGCATGTGGTGAGAATTATGCATCAGATGAATTTTGGATTTGCTGTGATATCTGCGAGAAGTGGTTCCATGGGAAATGCGTGAGAATAACTCCTGCCAAAGCAGAGCACATCAAGCAATACAAATGCCCATCCTGCAGCCACAAGAGAGGCCGCGTTTAA
- the LOC111779400 gene encoding solute carrier family 25 member 44-like, with translation MNLGAAEEESPQEIHIPAEIDWQMLDKSKFFFLGAALFSGVSASLYPMVVLKTRQQVAYSELPCFRTAFSLVRHEGFRALYRGFGTSLMGTIPARALYMGALECTKSYVGTATVRMGFPEATAATIANAAAGLSAAMAAQLVWTPVDVVSQRLMVQSSSSIHYINGIDAFRKILNADGLRGLYRGFGISIMTYAPSNAMWWASYYVAQRLIWGGIGCYQAKKVVGEGNDNGANVYRPDSKTVMAVQGGSAAMAGSISALITMPLDTIKTRLQVLDGDENGRRGPTIGQTLRNLVREGGWAACYRGLAPRCASMSMSATTMITTYELLKRLSTKNPEGLIS, from the coding sequence ATGAATTTGGGAGCGGCGGAGGAAGAATCGCCGCAGGAGATTCATATCCCTGCCGAAATCGATTGGCAAATGCTTGATAAATCTAAATTCTTCTTTCTCGGTGCAGCGTTGTTTTCAGGCGTTTCGGCGTCTCTTTACCCTATGGTGGTGTTGAAAACTCGTCAACAGGTTGCTTATTCGGAGCTTCCGTGCTTCAGAACTGCATTTTCTCTCGTCCGCCATGAAGGTTTTCGTGCTCTGTACAGAGGATTTGGAACTTCTCTGATGGGGACTATCCCTGCTAGGGCTCTGTACATGGGAGCCCTAGAGTGTACAAAGAGCTATGTCGGAACCGCCACTGTTAGAATGGGATTTCCAGAGGCTACTGCCGCTACAATTGCTAATGCAGCCGCTGGATTGAGTGCTGCAATGGCCGCTCAACTCGTATGGACTCCCGTTGATGTAGTGAGTCAAAGACTGATGGTTCAAAGTAGCTCCTCCATTCATTACATCAATGGAATCGATGCGTTTCGAAAGATCCTCAACGCTGACGGTCTCCGAGGCCTCTACCGAGGCTTCGGGATATCGATTATGACATACGCGCCATCGAATGCGATGTGGTGGGCTTCTTATTATGTAGCACAGCGGCTGATTTGGGGAGGAATTGGATGCTATCAAGCTAAGAAGGTTGTTGGTGAAGGCAATGACAATGGGGCTAATGTTTACAGGCCAGATTCCAAGACTGTGATGGCAGTACAGGGTGGGAGCGCAGCGATGGCGGGCAGTATCTCGGCTTTGATAACAATGCCTCTTGATACAATCAAGACAAGATTGCAGGTTTTGGATGGGGATGAGAATGGAAGAAGAGGGCCAACAATTGGTCAGACCTTGAGAAATTTAGTAAGGGAAGGCGGGTGGGCGGCGTGTTATCGAGGTTTGGCGCCCCGGTGCGCGTCGATGTCGATGTCTGCAACGACAATGATCACCACATATGAACTTCTCAAACGGCTATCAACCAAGAATCCAGAGGGTTTAATAAGCTAA
- the LOC111778751 gene encoding serine/arginine repetitive matrix protein 1-like, which translates to MEGDGNASPPFWLQSSNSFQQVHYNRRRRLSRASSFLLNSSAFLIVLLVIVLCFVLIVIPKCVQFASKLIRPQSVKKSWDSLNLVLVLFAIVCGFLSRNTGDDNRGFEDRSVSSRRRLKSNPTTPRQWDGYSDHRPNQYTVNRMRSSSSYPDLRLQESSLDAGDERWRFYDDTHVRNHRFASSDQLHRRHQARPELEREDSSAKSTGFDRSEVREDAYSQPAIPSPPRVPPPRSPSPPPTLQTPASTTPKVVKRRPKRTHNVHSHTPDGAIDQQQKNDDSDVADFQRIHLPPLSPPSFYQESEQKSGKNEKKRGGAPKEIWSALRRRKKKQRQKSVESFEAIATLRASTSSSLPLPSPPPPPPLPPPVLQNLFPSKKGKAKKVQSEPPPTIVTSEPKPEIQHQNHLLKPNDPPMELERLSSLNDEEYNTRIGCDSPFHLIPPPPPPPPPPLFRMHGDFDSAGSNSSTPRAISPEIYECEGDGPPEAGKMKVKQVSTTPIFCSSPDVNSKADNFIARFKADLKLQKMNSIKERSARKRSNLGRTAGPGPK; encoded by the coding sequence ATGGAGGGAGACGGCAACGCGTCGCCGCCGTTCTGGCTTCAATCCTCTAACTCTTTTCAGCAAGTTCACTACAATCGCCGTCGTCGCCTCAGCCGCGCATCGTCGTTCCTCCTCAACTCCAGCGCTTTTCTCATTGTTTTGTTAGTAATAGTTCTCTGTTTCGTCTTGATTGTGATTCCTAAATGTGTACAGTTCGCTTCTAAATTGATTCGGCCTCAATCGGTCAAGAAGAGCTGGGATTCGCTCAAtttggttcttgttctgtttGCCATTGTTTGTGGATTTCTGAGTAGAAACACGGGTGATGATAATAGAGGATTTGAAGATCGGAGCGTTTCTTCCAGGCGGAGACTGAAGTCAAACCCTACGACTCCGCGCCAATGGGATGGATATTCCGATCATCGGCCGAATCAGTACACCGTGAATCGGATGAGGAGTAGTAGTTCGTATCCGGATCTACGTCTGCAGGAGTCTTCATTAGATGCCGGTGATGAACGGTGGCGATTTTACGACGATACTCATGTGCGTAATCATCGGTTTGCGTCTTCCGATCAGCTTCATCGCCGTCATCAAGCTCGGCCGGAGCTTGAACGCGAAGATTCTAGTGCCAAAAGTACAGGTTTCGACAGATCTGAGGTTCGCGAAGATGCATATTCACAACCGGCGATACCTTCGCCGCCGCGGGTGCCTCCCCCGCGatctccatcaccacctcCTACGCTTCAGACTCCCGCTAGCACGACTCCTAAAGTGGTTAAACGAAGGCCAAAGAGAACGCATAACGTCCATAGCCATACGCCCGATGGAGCAATCGATCAACAGCAGAAGAATGACGATTCGGACGTCGCCGATTTTCAACGGATTCACCTTCCACCCCTCTCCCCGCCGTCGTTCTATCAGGAATCGGAGCAGAAGAGCGGCAAAAACGAGAAGAAGAGAGGTGGCGCTCCAAAAGAAATTTGGTCCGCTctgaggaggaggaagaaaaagcAAAGACAGAAGAGCGTCGAAAGCTTTGAGGCTATCGCCACTCTACGCGCttcaacatcatcatcattaccACTACCGTCACCCCCGCCGCCTCCGCCGCTCCCACCACCAGTTCTACAAAATCTATTTCCTTccaagaaaggaaaagccaaAAAAGTACAGTCCGAACCTCCACCAACAATCGTCACCTCAGAACCTAAACCAGAGATCCAACATCAAAATCACCTCCTCAAACCTAACGATCCTCCAATGGAGCTTGAGAGACTAAGCAGCTTAAACGATGAAGAATACAATACGCGCATTGGCTGTGATTCGCCATTCCATCTGATTCCTCCgccaccaccgccaccgccaccgccgctgTTCAGAATGCACGGAGACTTCGACAGTGCAGGAAGCAACAGCAGTACACCGAGAGCCATCTCGCCGGAAATTTACGAGTGTGAAGGCGATGGTCCACCGGAAGCCGGTAAAATGAAGGTCAAGCAAGTTTCAACAACTCCGATATTCTGTTCAAGCCCGGATGTTAACAGTAAAGCCGATAATTTCATTGCAAGGTTCAAAGCCGATTTgaagttgcagaagatgaatTCCATCAAGGAGAGATCGGCGAGGAAGCGATCTAACCTAGGCCGAACAGCAGGCCCAGGCCCAAAATAA
- the LOC111778899 gene encoding DNA-directed RNA polymerase I subunit rpa49-like, whose protein sequence is MRKLMAGDSKYFEETHYAEPEANSQSPAKKKKKSEKKKKRVPPVNTKIQVLSNHPEKIPPLVGYFPSGYDPNKDPNEEAVEEQNSVRAKVYRHKKKPNRMQLVVSPTGLNVDFVGTNYLGEATAGKQHCSYALGVLDKATQSLKIVPIASNMIFRLDPKVRGSDVPESESPSVANDELSVQEKADRMRELSNLYGTKKSIKQAKKLLSLKQEDDPETKKDLDGKMKNVVVNKEALESSNAQISRNIPTYNASATTPQEAYPLDKIILKGEWGFLEDLYFLLQAESEISANYPAFVRNRIYKLQDIQDEEEKKKLCCIYSYITHLIKYKDQHSMDGVSSVKGHKIPSMLRQKFSSMFSTTESRRLSAEKTDLLISHVLVLALFADEFSSDPSDIARDLRTSPFTLRVHYDNLGCKFIRKNNLSLVTLPVPLQFPELRQKRRR, encoded by the exons ATGAGAA AATTAATGGCGGGAGattctaaatattttgaagaaacccATTACGCAGAACCAGAAGCGAATTCTCAGTCTCCAgcgaagaaaaagaagaagagtgaaaagaagaagaaacgagTTCCACCTGTGAATACAAAAATCCAAGTCCTCAGCAACCATCCTGAGAAGATTCCACCATTAGTTGGTTATTTCCCCTCTGGGTATGATCCTAACAAGGATCCCAATGAGGAAGCGGTCGAGGAACAAAATTCTGTAAGGGCTAAGGTTTATAGGCAcaagaaaaaaccaaatagGATGCAGCTGGTTGTAAGTCCAACAGGGTTGAATGTGGATTTTGTTGGTACCAATTACTTGGGTGAGGCTACTGCTGGAAAACAACATTGCAGCTATGCTCTCGGTGTTCTTGATAAGGCAACCCAAAGCTTAAAGATTGTGCCTATTGCATCAAATATG ATATTTAGATTGGATCCTAAAGTTAGAGGTTCAGATGTTCCTGAAAGTGAATCCCCAAGTGTGGCGAACGACGAGCTCTCTGTGCAGGAGAAAGCTGATAGAATGAGAGAGCTCAGCAATCTCTATGGAACGAAGAAGTCGATAAAACAG GCAAAGAAGCTGCTTTCTTTGAAGCAAGAGGATGATCCTGAGACCAAGAAGGATCTAGatgggaaaatgaaaaatgttgtgGTAAACAAAGAGGCGTTGGAAAGTTCGAATGCACAAATTTCTCGTAATATACCGACATATAATGCTTCTGCAACGACTCCACAAGAAGCTTACCCCCTCGACAAGATTATCCTCAAGGGAGAATGGGGTTTCCTGGAAGATCTTTATTTCCTTTTGCAAGCAGAATCTGAAATAAGTGCCAATTATCCAGCCTTTGTCCGCAACAGAATTTATAAATTGCAAGACATTCAG GAtgaggaagagaaaaagaagctcTGCTGCATATATTCATACATCACTCATCTAATAAAGTATAAGGATCAGCATTCTATGGATGGCGTTTCTTCTGTTAAGGGCCATAAAATTCCTAGCATGCTACGACAAAAGTTCTCATCCATGTTTTCAACTACGGAGTCGAGAAGACTGTCAGCAGAGAAAACCGATCTTCTCATTAGCCACGTTTTGGTGCTCGCGTTATTCGCCGATGAATTCAGCAGCGATCCATCTGACATAGCAAGGGATCTGAGAACTAGTCCTTTCACTCTAAGAGTCCATTATGACAATCTGGGTTGCAAGTTTATACGCAAGAACAACTTGTCATTGGTTACGCTTCCTGTCCCGCTTCAATTTCCCGAGTTGAGGCAAAAGAGACGACGATAA